In Dysidea avara chromosome 6, odDysAvar1.4, whole genome shotgun sequence, the genomic stretch acagtactaccacactgtatatTACAGGTTCAATTAGTCAGTAAATCCACAAATTGAATTTATCACCAACAAGATTGCAGGTGaaaaacatgataataagatgCAGCAGATCTTGTAAACTCTTAATGTTATTTTAATGTTATAAGGCCAATGTGACAACTTCAATATCAAAGGGTGACAAAGTGataaattcaattgccaaaacctGTATAACCATGGCCAGAAGAAGCATTATGCAAAACTGTACACTTCTAATTAATCTCAATATATCCCAACCAACTATTAAACAGTCTTTCTCTTCAAACTGTACCTTGCACATCTCGAGTATAGTATACCCAGTGCATTAATGCAGCTTCCTCCTCATTCCTGATGTTTGAACCAGATGAAGATAGTTGAGGAGCAaacatatcatacagtgtgtCTGATGTAAGAGGTAACTGTCTATAATGAACAAACAACTGTCGCAATACTTCTGAGTTATTTCGTGCCAATTCCCCTAGTCCGTAATCATTAAGGCCAGCAATCATTTGATCCATTTCTGCCTTTATAGAGAATACCGTCTGCATAGCTAATGCACTGACTATATCATCCCGATCATTAATGGTCATCATGGTAGTTGGCTGACGAACTCCACAGTCATACCGAAAGTCGTAGTCATCTGAATCAAGCAATGTAATAAATGAATCCTCATCAGGTGCATTTAACAGCTACATATAAAAAAAATAAGCAAACACAATATATTATAATAACAGTGAATATTAGTTCACAAGTACTATGCATGCACTATAGAACTTTAAAGTACCCCTATTATTATTGCACGTGTACAGTTTAAGCACTGTTATTATTTACTATATTTTATCAATTTTAAATGTACCTCAAGTGGCTAAAAATAAATAGAGGGGCAAGCTAAAATCTACCAAATGCATGTTTACATTAACAACTAACAtatgctacagtggaacctctttataatggacactttgggacccaGAAGTTTAGGCCTAATtagctgtaatatagaggttttcctctttcagaggtaaaaatgtattgaccagACCAGTTGGGAGCAAAATTTTTTGTCCTTATCAGAggatttttctattgtgtccttaattcagggaaTTCGATAAGAgatgttccactgtatacagttTAGCATGCAAAGCAATTAAATCAGTTAACACATTTGTTTGTTCATTACTTGATTACTAGACAAATATAGGTATACTGATAAATTAATTCACAAAAAAGTTTATTTACACACCTCGGTTAATTTGGATTTCATCTTTGGATCAACCACATCTTGAACTCTGACTTGAACTTTTTCAATTCCAAACACAATGTAATCGGCaataaaatcagcaaaaaaGCCAGGAGAAGGACCACCGTTCAGCAAAGATGATCCTATTATTTGACCAACATATCTGAAGGTTTGCTTTGATAATTCTAAAATATTATGTATAGGAACTCGTGCCGTTTCTTCTCCACAAAACAGCATGTTGTTGTTGGATATTTCTCTAAGTAGTAAACGAAAAAATTCTCTAAGGGGACCACCTGCATCAACAGCAGGTTCACCTAAGAATGTCACACGTAAATGTTTAGAGACTGGAATTCCTCGCTTGAAGTACTGCAAAGAATCCTCCATAATATGTCTTCTGCGGACCTTGAGTCTGAACACATCATCTTTATCATCTGATAGCACTTCACTTCCATGTTTCTTCAGTAGTACTTCAACTGAATGATAATCAATGCTGTAATACAACCAACAAGGAAAAAAACAACAGAGTTTAAAAGTATTATGATCAAACAAATtgtaacatactgtatatacaaaacCTTGCTGCTTGCACTCACAATGTCGTTTCGGGTGGTGTTAACAAGGAATAAACTGGAGATATTGGGCTGAAGATCAACTCCTCATCACTTGATAAAAGGTTTACATAATTGCTACAGTTAAATCAGGAAGTAACAAAGGTCAATAACTCTATCTACTCTTACTTATACAATCCATCAGTGTTCTTTTCATCTGTCTTCTGGATGATGTCCTGACTCACTCCACTTTGAGCTGGTAGATTAGTATTCGAGGGTCCCGGTACCATGCTTTCATCAACCATTTCAACTTCTGTGGTAGATTTTCTCCCACTTAATTGGACAGGACCAACAGGGAACTGGTCATCATCGTCTGAAGACTCATCATTATTAAGCTACATAACGTTACCGTCAAGCTTTATATTACATGCAATTGAAAGTTCAAACCCTAGTGATTAGGCCTGATGCTGAaacttgtataattatacaaagacCTATAGATACAAACTTAAAATACCTACACAAGTAATACAATAACAGAGTGGTCTATGCCCTAAGCCAACACTTGTAAAACAATTAACCTGTTTACATTAGAATTAAAACAAAAATGAAACTATGAGCAAAAGGAAGCAAGCAAATGAGTCAAGCTACATCACAACAAACAGCATTATTTAAATTCATTAATACTTTGTAAATTCTAATTTACAAACGCGATCAGCTCAGATAATATACAAACTGAATACAATGATTTTAAATTACCGGTAAACTCTGTCTTCGGCTACTCATTACAGGAATAGGGGCATCATGGATATCACCTCCTAATTCATCATTGCTACTGTCATCTTCCTAAGTATGTGGATACAACATTATGCTTGCTACAATATGGCTGCAAACATtactaatcatacagtatatacagtatggtagtactgtatattagggatcatgcaatTTTGGGCTTTTTTGCCCAAAATTATCACCttaaaaaaccagcctcaaatttccttcataacagcttggcagtattggttagacatgcatagccaagcccaaaattaccttcagagtgaccccaaacccttccaacaagtttctatgaaatttttaaaaattttatttaacagaattttattctgactgatcatgactaactaactaacgaaccaactaactaactaactaactaactaactaactaactaactaactaactaactaactaactaactgatgccttcagccaagcatggataaggctacgggcttgattttttcactgttcaacgtcacttcatCCCCAGgcgtgccttttcgccaaccacaGTACGTAAAacgcatgtatcatggacttacctttgtcctcctttgtgttcctgTTCTTTCATATCAAACTACATATTGGCATTTGTAAAATAAAAGGTCAACAATAAAAATTTTACACAACATTGAATTTACCATCAATTCTTAGAAATTACACCTTAAAACAATCTAAACTATAATAAAACACAATTTGTGAGCCTTAACCTGGTATTATTACAGGCTCATTGAAAAACTTTATCGACAGCCATATGTTCCCTTTCCCAATACAAAGTACATGTATTTTAGATCAATTTTATACAAACTGCAAAATATCAAGCACTAGCACTCAAAATCTCTGCAGCATACTAGACATCAAAAGAAAGCTCTTAAACTGCTCTACACAATTCCACGTGTAACTATATTGTAATGTtaccatagcgacagttattcaCCGTTGATAATTACAACACAAAATGCGCTCCATACAAAACTCCATAGAAAAAAGTTACTTGGGTAGGCAAATCTTGAGATTTCAACTTGTTAATCTCAACCAAATTAGTTAAAGGGACAATActccaagccatacaagtactATTTTCACATTCCATAAAATATGTTCATGACATGATAATCTGTTGTGCTTTATTACATCACGCTGCGAAATGGCAAACTTGTAGTGATCTCTAATGGGATGAATTGTAAACAAAGCGATTGTAATAGTATAAATTTGTACTGTTTTACTCGTAAGGTATATCCCTACAGTTCACATAGTTGTTTGGTAGTGAATAGAACTGCTCCGTACAGCCACTTCCGCCAGGCTCTTGCCGGAATGCATAAAAATGTAAATTAAACTAACATTTTGGTAtgtttgctgacaatgcaaggtgtcaata encodes the following:
- the LOC136259420 gene encoding G2/M phase-specific E3 ubiquitin-protein ligase-like, which codes for MKNNAYFQFQYLHPTGGGTKCLAIPAQSSSFKWTAQQVACLAGQAGTIYILAQEDLDLSEDDSSNDELGGDIHDAPIPVMSSRRQSLPLNNDESSDDDDQFPVGPVQLSGRKSTTEVEMVDESMVPGPSNTNLPAQSGVSQDIIQKTDEKNTDGLYNNYVNLLSSDEELIFSPISPVYSLLTPPETTFIDYHSVEVLLKKHGSEVLSDDKDDVFRLKVRRRHIMEDSLQYFKRGIPVSKHLRVTFLGEPAVDAGGPLREFFRLLLREISNNNMLFCGEETARVPIHNILELSKQTFRYVGQIIGSSLLNGGPSPGFFADFIADYIVFGIEKVQVRVQDVVDPKMKSKLTELLNAPDEDSFITLLDSDDYDFRYDCGVRQPTTMMTINDRDDIVSALAMQTVFSIKAEMDQMIAGLNDYGLGELARNNSEVLRQLFVHYRQLPLTSDTLYDMFAPQLSSSGSNIRNEEEAALMHWVYYTRDVQDGKQILEVTDSQTLMKNTFQVSLKLIMIFATGMAEEPPMGFDPKPSLRFHNDIPYARANTCSNEISIPRQFKDYEDFAYNVTYGIANSMGFGVP